In Tubulanus polymorphus chromosome 2, tnTubPoly1.2, whole genome shotgun sequence, a single window of DNA contains:
- the LOC141900002 gene encoding HEAT repeat-containing protein 1-like, giving the protein MTTSLAQQLARLAVPHTQALLGEDKRKASLLFEPKEAANIDKETFYALGLNGLQELENIDREFEEFNDVLFSDASQNFERSVQTKEVNKKLDESISKFLIKLSPYFLLRPAHKALEWLIYRYHIHWYNVDELMQCILPYHEANIFVRAVQLIKLEDPANKWHWLHHIQKPGSHLPRMTVINHCRADLGFLTFVCEMVPNFLKIHGNASNNSTSLRVIMSFYATTVVGALENGNVKEEMIAKLLPYLTQGFKSKNIEYKASSYMIMSQLVTKAKIKKEFFANTLPALSKHIPSVMISEALTCICLIYETQTIDEVPKRTFRHICRLPAVVSTIQMLSSKYIISKFLDRFLSRLTREGIKDAATMTCSEGGDDMEQEFSPYSALLEGILSDVQLTSDTAQHVIKILLDEFMSQKNDEPADIDSLNRIKQFIGIMEKRYPLDVDAVIEKTTKRGLSPNQQSIVQEFITATMSAAKHSVIPDSETNLVLAANHPKAEIRKLAIQQLIKIVNNNEAKDKDFVASIFIDRLNDDDAEVVKAVLQDVQVLKQVIEDQKLYSLISKLLLKSFNFHSDKKKLIVPSCLTLLTEDHFTDVSMDTVLVLLLPFLIKTQNQNKRFAAMIMGSKFAEKHPLLKNLHEETSEKKKQKSHLILQNLVNALKEQDIASRKSFLIKLLDADKEHLPVLYDVISLFVLTGLLPSVENATEGFYYETHIVAILEKCLLPNMIKGLNDGVAHDDIESILLKAVRLSVTDSTMLLPFVLWILDQLITSICVSPELKDIDWWEKEEQDCPLKPFKFYTDLFTLLTNAASNKETSEFELFRNPLLKFLQRFPDIMLYQFLEMMWRDSSDVITQLNALYIAEVFIENSSIDHLNQQDSVIPSLLCCLSSDEKKVRKAAVACFKSIQEALEDKNDVDTFVYIYLIREVVQRQEELISDCNHISEAIGLILRDGYNSSEKNLLANLESLVSIVLQDETPLSVKDVILMQLSGIDEQKLLTKLLPFLTHLIEKESLNESETRCIHRLVQRFNEVTASLLSQKKVFDVFVACMNKTTGHDAEYSSVQYIALSQIKKEFFTALTPKVQQELISELFDLWVDSKLTQTASCVTKCLKGLTLDAQHVIVELNKLRAGNKATTVRDAKRVRRQSKPAESEQSELDTRPWQRSLLVLEMLQSKKKIHNVSKLIQSLFNILKIILELDSQVPAEYAKQLVMSCLNNICTKLTPEDVENEEHFNVELIVQCIRTSNNPQTHHHALLLLTVAAALFPSLVLHNIMSIFTFMGANLLRQDDSYSFQVITKTVETVIPALIEASEKSASETTKLDSSVVYGVIQVFVDAYPHVPEHRRLPIFLQLVNTLGPKKYLWPLLMLLLDGHVLHESTKTEDSDSKSVHTDIEFCANICSQFDPAVQVHSGQQLLQYLRKLPAEKEDKTKVSRPTRRKSKVIDKTLVLIKLENHTAKQYRHFRYITTSFIGQILVNEQFLEKVEQSKGGNEEMVDLYQCMLEEDLQYISQIARCLTDSSDHLPTNKFWKVMLTKAYDILDKVNNLLPNSVFVEVISGLMKHDLQLIRRKAMELMNSKLQSNREPFSEKEASLFLSVIDQLVEVVKTASDQSTEESSYNQLTALFCLRVQCKIFGNKNPDKFKPILQVVTNIFSRENISSQVASGALLCLAELCSTLKAHSIPYLSKFMPKVIQVLQNDKKLQSNDMLLVSAVTTVQKVVECLPHFISPYVQDIIGKVAVLSILPETETEATVQKSQFYSRLKSVRQNLAALLPTRVLLPAVSKCYEVTEDENRESLCTLFEILSDHLLKLTKEQLTGHQTQILNFFLVALDYRNDHSELNVEEVEKIECYIIDAIVAMVMKLSESSFRPMFFKLFDWATRSDTHKDRMLTFYKLCDGFAMKLKSLFTLFAGHFIKNAANLLNENNQSKSDETTFGCGETDVTKSSLLLSYILDCLQKCFLYDNEGLINKERFDTLMQPLVDQIENTQGGEDVYVDRIAQHVVPCISQFALAVGDDASWKPLNYQILLKTRNESPKVRFAALKVVEAVCKILGENYMALLPESIPFLAELMEDESFEVEQLCQDVVGQLEVILGEPLQKYF; this is encoded by the exons ATGACGACATCTTTAGCTCAGCAGCTCGCTCGTTTAGCTGTTCCTCACACCCAGGCATTGTTAGGGGAGGATAAACGAAAGGCTTCATTACTTTTTGAACCTAAAGAAGCGGCAAATATTGACAAAGAGACATTTTATGCCCTCG GTTTGAATGGATTGCAAGAACTTGAAAATATAGATCGGGAATTCGAAGAGTTCAATGATGTATTATTCAGCGATGCATCACAGAATTTTGAGAGGAGCGTGCAGACGAAAGAAGTCAACAAAAAACTAGATGAATCAATTTCGAAGTTTCTGATCAAGTTGTCGCCATACTTTTTGTTGCGCCCGGCTCACAAAGCTCTAGAATGGCTCATATACAG GTATCATATTCACTGGTATAATGTAGATGAACTAATGCAGTGTATATTGCCGTATCATGAAGCTAATATATTTGTACGCGCTGTACAGCTTATCAAGCTTGAAGATCCAGCCAATAAATGGCATTGGTTACATCATATACAG AAACCTGGCAGTCATCTTCCACGAATGACTGTCATTAATCATTGTCGGGCTGACTTGGGGTTTCTAACATTTGTGTGCGAAATGGTACCTAACTTCTTAAAG ATTCATGGAAATGCTTCTAATAACAGTACGTCTCTGCGTGTTATAATGAGTTTCTACGCTACGACTGTAGTCGGTGCTCTGGAAAATGGTAACGTCAAAGAGGAAATGATTGCCAAGTTACTGCCGTATCTGACGCAAGGATTCAAATCGAAAAACATCGAGTATAAAGCATCGTCGTACATGATCATGTCGCAACTCGTTACGAaggcaaaaataaaaaaagaattctttGCGAATACTCTACCAGCGCTTTCAAAG cATATTCCTTCAGTAATGATCAGTGAGGCTTTAACGTGTATATGTCTCATATATGAAACACAGACCATCGATGAAGTTCCTAAAAG AACGTTTCGCCATATCTGTCGACTACCGGCAGTAGTGTCTACGATTCAAATGTTATCTTCGAAATACATCATATCGAAGTTTCTCGACAGGTTTCTGTCGCGACTAACTCGCGAAGGGATCAAAGATGCCGCTACGATGACTTGTAGCGAAGGAGGTGATGATATGGAACAAGAATTTTCTCCGTATTCAGCTTTATTAGAAGGCATCCTGTCTGATGTACAGCTCACTTCTGATACCGCGCAACATGTTATCAA AATTCTCCTGGATGAATTTATGTCGCAGAAAAATGATGAACCAGCGGATATTGACAgcttgaatagaattaaacAATTTATAGGAATTATGGAGAAAAG GTATCCACTGGACGTAGACGCGGTCATCGAAAAAACAACAAAGCGTGGTTTATCACCTAATCAACAGTCGATCGTACAAGAGTTTATAACAGCGACAATGTCAGCAGCGAAACACTCCGTAATTCCGGACAGTGAGACTAATCTCGTACTTGCTGCCAATCATCCGAAAGCTGAAATACGTAAACTAGCCATACAGCAACTTATAAAAATCGTCAACAACAATGAGGCAA aagataaagatttTGTCGCGTCAATTTTCATCGATAGattgaatgatgatgatgcagaAGTTGTGAAGGCAGTACTTCAAGATGTTCAG GTATTGAAACAAGTAATAGAAGATCAGAAATTATATAGCTTGATTTCTAAACTGCTACTGAAATCATTCAACTTCCACTCAGATAAGAA GAAATTGATCGTCCCGTCCTGTTTAACTTTGCTAACAGAGGATCATTTTACTGATGTTTCTATGGATACGGTGCTTGTTTTATTGCTGccgtttttgataaaaactcaGAATCAGAATAAACGCTTTGCTGCAATGATTATGGGGAGCAAATTTGCCGAGAAACATCCGCTATTGAAGAATTTGCATGAAG aaacatcagaaaagaaaaaacaaaaaagtcaTTTGATACTACAAAATCTTGTCAATGCACTAAAAGAACAAGACATCGCTTCAAGGAAAAGCTTC TTGATAAAGTTATTGGATGCTGACAAGGAACACCTACCGGTGCTGTACGATGTCATTTCACTATTCGTTTTGACTGGTTTGCTGCCGAGTGTTGAAAATGCAACCGAGGGATTTTACTATGAGACGCATATAGTTGCAATACTCGAGAAATGCCTTCTACCAAACATG attaaaGGGCTGAACGATGGTGTAGCTCATGACGATATTGAGAGTATACTGTTGAAAGCTGTAAGGTTATCAGTCACTGATTCTACCATGTTGTTGCCATTTGTGTTGTGGATCTTGGATCAATTGATAACTTCCATCTGTGTATCACCCGAACTGAAAG atATTGATTGGTGGGAGAAAGAGGAACAGGATTGTCCGCTAAAACCGTTCAAATTCTACACAGACCTGTTCACTTTGTTAACAAATGCCGCATCAAATAAAGAAACATCAGAGTTTGAGCTGTTTAGAAATCCATTGTTAAAATTTCTTCAG AGGTTTCCTGATATCATGCTGTATCAGTTTCTGGAAATGATGTGGAGAGACAGCTCTGATGTTATTACTCAATTGAATGCTCTGTACATTGCTGAGGTTTTCATCGAGAATTCATCCATCGATCACTTAAATCAACAAGATTCTG TTATCCCTAGTTTATTGTGCTGTTTGTCAAGTGATGAGAAAAAAGTGCGTAAAGCGGCAGTTGCTTGTTTCAAGTCGATTCAAGAAGCTCTGGAAGACAAAAACGATGTTGATACGTTTGTGTACATTTATCTGATCCGTGAAGTTGTTCAAAGGCAGGAAGAATTGATATCAGATTGTAACCACATATCTGAG GCTATTGGTTTAATCTTACGAGATGGTTATAACTCATCGGAGAAAAATCTTCTGGCTAATCTAGAGTCACTTGTGTCGATCGTCCTCCAAGATGAAACTCCTTTGTCAGTGAAAGACGTCATTTTAATGCAGTTATCCGGCATAGATGAGCAG AAGCTGTTGACGAAACTGTTACCGTTTCTAACTCATCTGATAGAAAAGGAAAGTCTCAACGAGTCAGAAACGAGGTGTATTCATCGACTCGTCCAGAGATTCAATGAGGTCACCGCTTCGTTACTGTCTCAGAAGAAAGTATTCGACGTGTTTGTCGCTTGTATGAATAAAACAACCGGACATGATGCCGAATATTCATCCGTTCAGTACATCGCATTATCACAG ATAAAGAAAGAGTTCTTCACAGCTTTGACTCCAAAGGTTCAACAAGAACTGATATCAGAGCTGTTCGATTTATGGGTTGATAGTAAATTAACGCAAACTGCATCTTGCGTTACGAAATGTCTCAAAGGT TTGACGCTAGACGCTCAGCACGTGAttgttgaattgaataaactgAGAGCTGGTAATAAAGCCACTACAGTTCGCGATGCTAAACGTGTTAGACGTCAATCAAAACCAGCGGAGTCTGAACAGAGCGAGTTAGATACTCGTCCATGGCAGAGATCATTATTGGTTCTGGAGATGCTTCAATCGAAGAAAAAGATACACAATGTTTCCAAGTTGATACAGTCTCTTTTTAACATTCTGAAAAT TATTTTAGAATTGGATAGTCAGGTTCCGGCTGAATATGCGAAACAACTAGTGATGTCGTGTCTGAATAATATCTGTACTAAACTAACACCTGAAG atgttgaaaatgaagaacACTTTAACGTGGAACTGATTGTACAATGTATTCGAACATCTAACAATCCTCAAACTCATCATCATGCTCTGTTACTATTAACTGTTGCAGCTGCTTTATTCCCA TCTTTGGTACTACACAACATCATGTCTATTTTCACGTTTATGGGCGCTAATCTTTTAAGACAAGACGATAGTTACAGTTTCCAGGTGATCACTAAGACCGTTGAGACTGTTATACCCGCTCTTATTGAG gcAAGTGAAAAATCTGCTTCAGAAACTACCAAATTAGACAGTAGTGTTGTGTATGGTGTTATACAGGTATTTGTTGATGCCTATCCTCATGTACCTGAACACAGGCGTCTGCCTATCTTCCTGCAACTAGTCAATACGCTCGGACCGAAGAAATACCTGTGGCCATTGTTAATGCTGCTGTTAGATGGACACGTCCTGCATGAATCGACCAAGACTGAAGATTCAGACAGTAAATCCGTACATACGGATATCGAATTCTGCGCTAACATCTGCAGCCAGTTTGATCCAGCCGTTCAAGTGCATTCAGGTCAACAATTGTTGCAATATTTGCGAAAACTTCCAGCTGAAAAAGAGG ACAAAACTAAGGTGTCTAGGCCTACTCGTAGAAAAAGTAAAGTCATTGATAAAACTCTGGTGTTGATAAAACTTGAAAACCACACAGCAAAACAGTATCGTCATTTCCGTTATATTACAACTTCATTTATCGGTCAAATTCTTGTTAATGAACAATTCCTTGAAAAG GTTGAACAGTCGAAGGGAGGGAATGAAGAAATGGTTGATTTGTATCAATGTATGTTAGAAGAAGATCTACAGTATATCAGTCAGATAGCGCGATGCCTTACTGACAGCAGCGATCATCTTCCTACTAACAAATTTTGGAAAGTTATGTTAACGAAAGCGTATGACATTCTAGACAAG GTGAATAATTTGTTGCCAAACTCGGTGTTCGTTGAAGTCATTTCGGGTTTGATGAAACACGACCTGCAGTTGATCAGACGTAAAGCTATGGAACTAATGAATAGCAAACTACAATCAAATCGTGAGCCATTCTCCGAGAAAGAG GCATCATTGTTCCTATCAGTCATAGATCAACTGGTTGAAGTTGTTAAAACAGCCAGCGACCAGTCGACTGAAGAATCCTCCTACAATCAACTGACTGCTCTATTTTGTCTCAGAGTACAATGCAAAATATTTGGAAATAAGAATccagataaattcaaaccG ATTCTACAAGTTGTAACCAATATTTTTTCTCGAGAAAACATCAGTTCACAAGTGGCATCAGGAGCTTTACTCTGTTTGGCTGAGTTGTGTAGTACTTTGAAAGCTCATTCAATTCCATACCTGTCGAAATTCATGCCAAAAGTTATTCAGGTTCTGCAAAACGATAAGAAACTTCAGAG CAATGATATGTTGCTGGTTAGTGCTGTCACTACCGTTCAGAAAGTAGTTGAATGTCTTCCTCATTTCATTAGTCcttatgttcaggatattatCGGAAAG GTTGCTGTCTTGAGTATTTTACCGGAAACGGAAACAGAAGCCACAGTACAAAAATCTCAATTTTACTCGCGACTGAAATCAGTTCGTCAGAATCTGGCTGCATTGCTGCCAACAAGAGTGCTTCTACCAGCTGTATCTAAGTGTTACGAAGTGACTGAGGATGAAAATCGA GAAAGTTTGTGTACACTGTTTGAAATTCTATCCGATCATTTGCTTAAATTGACGAAAGAACAATTGACCGGTCATCAAACTCAAATACTGAACTTCTTCCTTGTTGCGTTGGATTATAGAAATGACCATTCGGAG TTGAACGTCGAAGAAGTTGAGAAAATCGAATGCTATATAATTGATGCTATAGTTGCGATGGTGATGAAACTTTCTGAATCAAGTTTCAGACCAATGTTCTTCAAG CTATTTGATTGGGCTACTAGAAGTGACACACATAAGGACAGAATGTTGACATTCTACAAACTTTGCGATGG ATTTGCGATGAAATTGAAGAGTTTGTTTACACTATTCGCTggacattttatcaaaaatgctGCAAACttgttgaatgaaaataaccaAAGTAAATCAG ATGAAACTACGTTTGGTTGCGGAGAAACTGATGTGACTAAGTCTTCATTATTGTTGTCATACATCCTGGATTGTCTACAGAAATGTTTCCTCTACGATAACGAAGGattgattaataaagaaagaTTTGACACATTGATGCAGCCACTGGTTGACCAG ATCGAGAATACACAAGGTGGTGAAGACGTTTATGTTGATAGAATAGCGCAACACGTTGTCCCGTGTATTTCACAGTTTGCTCTAGCAGTGGGAGATGATGCTTCATGGAAACCGctcaattatcaaattctactGAAAACAAGAAATGAATCGCCAAAg GTGCGGTTTGCTGCGTTGAAAGTTGTTGAGGCGGTTTGTAAAATATTGGGTGAAAACTACATGGCCCTTCTACCAGAATCTATTCCTTTCCTAGCTGAACTGATGGAAG atgaatcaTTTGAAGTTGAACAACTATGTCAAGACGTGGTAGGACAACTGGAAGTCATTCTTGGTGAACcattacaaaaatatttctaa